In Sporosarcina sp. PTS2304, a genomic segment contains:
- a CDS encoding tRNA (adenine(22)-N(1))-methyltransferase TrmK translates to MNTNQLSKRLALVASFVPRDTVLADIGSDHAYLPCYLTNKGIISKAIAGEVVKGPYDQAVRNVQANGFGDKIDVRLANGLQAIQPTDGVETVTIAGMGGTLIASILESGKDCLAGVKRIIAQPNIYAIAVRQWAVENGFFIVDEEILLEDGKIYEVVVLERGIAHYTPTELLVGPILKEKASAVFHAKWEREMQEWNRVLTALNQAEQTEEIQQKKASIEYHYELVRKVLAT, encoded by the coding sequence GTACTCGCTGACATTGGAAGCGACCATGCATATTTACCGTGCTATTTGACGAATAAAGGAATCATTTCAAAAGCAATCGCCGGAGAAGTAGTAAAAGGCCCGTATGATCAGGCAGTACGAAATGTACAAGCCAATGGTTTCGGGGACAAGATAGACGTCCGTCTAGCAAATGGACTTCAAGCGATTCAACCAACAGACGGAGTGGAAACAGTAACGATTGCAGGAATGGGTGGCACATTAATCGCTAGCATTCTAGAATCAGGCAAAGATTGTCTTGCTGGTGTGAAGCGGATTATTGCACAACCAAATATTTATGCAATTGCTGTCCGTCAATGGGCAGTAGAAAATGGTTTTTTTATCGTGGATGAAGAGATTTTGCTAGAGGATGGAAAAATCTATGAAGTCGTTGTGTTAGAAAGAGGAATAGCCCACTATACCCCAACGGAACTGTTAGTAGGCCCCATTCTTAAAGAGAAGGCGTCTGCTGTTTTTCATGCGAAATGGGAGAGAGAAATGCAAGAATGGAATCGTGTATTAACGGCTCTCAATCAGGCGGAACAAACCGAAGAGATTCAGCAGAAGAAAGCATCCATTGAATATCACTATGAACTAGTTAGGAAGGTGTTAGCGACATGA
- a CDS encoding Nif3-like dinuclear metal center hexameric protein: MKKANGHQIIEVFESWSPKRLAFEGDPVGLHIGQLNRPVDKVLITLDVNERVIDEAIEQGATLIIAHHPPLFRPVKTIWTDSPQGKMIEKCIKHDIAVYAAHTNLDIAEGGVNDMLAERLGIMDTEPIEVTDSEHLVKLAVFCPQSEANALRQQLAIAGAGAIGDYTGCSFSSQGIGRFTPVDGANPTIGEVGEATCVEEERIEVVFPESLQSKVLKAMFSAHPYEEPAFDLFKMQQKTNVQGIGRVGYIAESLTLQQFAEHVKQAFGVPALRFVGDPKTLVRKVAVLGGDGNKYISAAKRKGADVLVTGDLYYHVAQDAEALGLAVVDPGHNVEKIMIAGVAEKLSVLCQDKSLDVTCVESKVITEPFQFLV, translated from the coding sequence ATGAAAAAAGCAAATGGTCATCAAATTATCGAAGTTTTTGAAAGTTGGTCACCGAAACGGCTAGCGTTTGAAGGAGATCCGGTAGGTTTACATATCGGCCAATTAAATCGTCCTGTTGATAAAGTACTTATCACACTCGATGTAAATGAACGAGTAATTGATGAAGCGATTGAACAGGGAGCGACACTCATTATCGCGCATCATCCCCCTCTCTTTCGTCCTGTGAAAACGATTTGGACAGATTCACCGCAAGGAAAGATGATCGAAAAATGTATCAAGCATGATATTGCCGTTTACGCAGCGCATACGAATCTCGATATTGCTGAAGGAGGCGTCAATGACATGCTTGCCGAACGTTTGGGTATTATGGATACAGAGCCGATTGAAGTGACAGATTCAGAGCACTTGGTGAAACTTGCGGTTTTTTGTCCACAGTCGGAAGCGAATGCTCTGCGCCAGCAATTAGCTATAGCGGGAGCGGGTGCTATCGGAGATTACACAGGTTGTAGTTTTAGTTCGCAAGGGATTGGACGATTTACGCCAGTAGATGGTGCAAATCCGACGATTGGAGAAGTAGGAGAAGCTACTTGTGTAGAGGAAGAACGTATTGAAGTGGTCTTCCCTGAAAGTTTGCAGTCAAAAGTACTGAAGGCAATGTTTAGCGCACATCCATACGAAGAGCCTGCATTTGATTTGTTTAAGATGCAGCAGAAAACGAACGTGCAAGGGATTGGACGTGTGGGTTATATTGCGGAGAGTTTGACGTTACAGCAATTCGCTGAGCATGTGAAGCAAGCATTCGGTGTGCCTGCTTTACGTTTTGTTGGTGATCCAAAGACATTGGTGCGTAAGGTGGCGGTTCTTGGCGGTGATGGGAATAAGTATATTTCGGCTGCTAAGCGTAAAGGGGCAGATGTGTTAGTTACGGGCGATTTGTATTATCATGTGGCTCAAGATGCGGAGGCTTTGGGGCTTGCAGTCGTGGATCCGGGTCATAATGTGGAGAAGATTATGATTGCGGGTGTGGCGGAGAAGTTGTCTGTGCTTTGTCAAGATAAGAGTTTGGATGTGACGTGTGTAGAGTCTAAAGTGATTACAGAGCCGTTTCAGTTTTTAGTTTGA